The region TTTCTGAACTTAGAgggcattttaattttttttttattaaataaaaaaaaaaaatagcccaaaaaacaagcaaaaaaataaataaaaattcagaaaagccggatttttttttctttttaaattactgcGCATGCGAATTGCGACCTTGCTAAAGTGCGCATGAGCGGAAGTTACATGAAGAGGCTGCGGTCAGTCTCTGCTGTGTGTTCGTCTCCGCTCTTTGGAAATGAGCACGGTTCTTTAATGTCGACCAGGTCGGCGTTTTAGCGACTTTTCACTGAGTTAAACCTTCCTAATTCGTCCGAAAATCTCACCTGGTCGTCGAGAGAGCTGAAGTTTGACGTCCGTTTTCATCGTAGACTCTAAAGAACGAAGCCTAGTAAGTTGCGACAACGTGTGTCGCCGCCATTGTTTATTAGCAGCAAGGCCGCGGTTACCTCGGACCGAAAACGCTCACTTTACTCTATACTATTTAATTAATTCCTGGTGGATTTTGTCAACATAAAGTGAAATATTATTCTGGCTTTGAAGCGAGCCGTTAGTTTAACTGTGAAACGCAGTTTGTTATCCTGGGTTATAAAACTAACTGAATtaatgttattgtatttttttatgctttataaTAACCTGGTGCCAGTTTTAACGTTATAAACCCTGTTGGGTTGGTTGCATCGCTTTTAACGAAACCAGCCCGCCTAAAACAAACACCGCGATTCATCATGGCGACTTAAAAAAAACCGTCGTCAAGGACACCAAGGAACAATAAAACGctactgtattattttaataaCTAATCTTAGTAATAATAGCATTTAAATAGGATAGGAGGTGAATTCAATGTTTACCTATTTATGTATTCATCATTCTAGGGCTGTAGTAAGCAATCTTaataatttatacatttttaattagggatgtaacattTCACTCAACTCACGATAGGATTCTCtcgtgatttattttacaaaatgggactgtagctaaatgatgactgaaaaatattcctttatttttttgggaaaaaactagaaaatactttgattttacttttatttttaattgtcaaagaatcccttgataaactattcaaaacaatgcaatttaactaaaaataaattttgaatgaaataaataaagaaataatacaaatgaagcatattaatttaaattctggttctatagtaaacaatgcaaaactgcataatagttctttttaaaagtgcaactgaaattgtattttgtgccttaaaaccgtcattgcactgatttacgtcagaaatttgtttggaccagcagagggcgctggtaacccagtggtcggttggcatgcagctaatctagcagtgaagaagagatgctatgctagcagacatagctaatagaaaaacgtgacttttacagatattcacatattacaaatattctttcggtactaaaggggtaaggaatcatttattaagatgtaacattaacatgtaagagtacaaggcggccagaaagaaaatggttgcagattctgcccgccggtacactgctggacaagggaagggataaatatatagcgccttctgctgtttaaaaaaagtactgcgattcaattttcagagcatcgatgtcaatcgttatacctatgaatcgatttttaactgccttacgattaatcgttacatccctaattttaattgatttatcatGAAAGACAAAATTGAATTATATGATGTTTCTTAATTTTGTTCCAAGACTAACAGTTGTATTTGATGCAAAAATTAATTTGAGCTTTTTTAttgcacaaattaaaataaacagaataatcTAACATTGATAAATTCACACAATGAGTTAAAAAATTCTATATTACTGTACATTAATTAAGTCCTTTATCAGGAATGTCGCATTTAAACAAATGTCACCACAGTCCCGAATTGAAGCTAAACAAAAGATTTTACAGTAAGTTCaagaattatgtattttttttttttttagatgccgTTAGCTTGAAAAGTAAAACAACAATTTAGATTTGACCTTTTTTGGATGTGATAATATGCAGTGTTTGTTGGTAAATTTtaacatgaatatctgtaaggaGGCGTGTGAAACATGGCTTTCTTTCAACACAAAGCAAAAACGAAACCACAGTTCAGAGCGTGAGCACTCGTGTCATTGGCCATGTTAACACGAGAGCTTAAATTCAGGATGAAAGTTAAAATCTGttcaaactgaccttgtaaacacttaattccgaatgaaaatggTAAATCTGGATTAAACTGAAATCCAAATTATGTGATTGGTTTAATCCGATTTTGAATTACATAATTCCTCAATCTTTCATGCCATTCAGAAGCTAGAACCACGGAGCCAATAGAAACTCGTCATCTTGTGCTACCACCACTGCATCGTTTTGTGAGTCGGCCAAAGTTTGGACATTCTTGTGATTATTGGGGTTAAAGGAACTTctgtggctgttttttttttttttccaggaggTATGGCGTACCACTCTTCCTCCCGGAGCTCGTCCAGGGCCTCTGACTGCAAAGTCTACGTGGGCGACCTGGGCAACGGCGCGGCCAAAGGAGAGCTGGAGCGAGCGTTCAGTTATTACGGCCCCCTGAGGACCGTCTGGGTGGCCAGGAACCCCCCCGGGTTCGCTTTTGTTGAGTTTGAGGATTGCAGAGATGCAGAGGACGCCGTTAAAGGCATGGATGGAAAGTGAGTTTAAACGCCATCATTAAAGAAAGCCAGCGATGTGTCTTTGGCCTTTTTCTTAATGAACTTTCCCTTTTATTTCCCAGAGTCCTTTGTGGTTCACGTGTCCGTGTGGAGTTGTCAACAGGCATGTCCAGGAAGGGCCGCGGGCGTCCCAGTCGCCGCCAGTTTGACCCCAACGACCGCTGTTACCAGTGTGGGGACCGGGGCCACTACGCCTACGACTGCTACAGGTTTAGCAAACGCGGCCGTCGCAGCAGGTGAGCATAGCTCATCACGCTGTCAGTCATTCTCTAACGCGTACAAGACAGAAAGtgattaactgttttttttttttttaatccaggtCCCGCTCTCGTTCACGCTCTCGCTCCAGGTCCAGGTCACGTGGCCGACGTTACCGCTCTCGCTCCCGCAGCCGTAGCCACAGCAGGTACGTACGCAATGAAACGGCCTTAAtgagattgattgattagtttatttattttgagtaaCAACACAAATGACCTGCCGATGACATCAAACAACGCAAATACACCCAACAGAAAACATGCAGGTACAGCATCTCAACAGATGCGTTCATACTCAAAAAGGAGCGAGAAGATCCCACCTTGATTTCTCATCAGAAACTTAACAAAAGAACGTTCCATAAACTCACTCCCCACCTTTGACAGATTATAACGACATCATTTAACAGTTAATTAATTATTTGATGTAATGTTTCTTAAATAGGGgttatgtgtacccctaggggtacatgctggcactacagggggtacttgagagagagagttagAAATAAACGAATGAAactattaaaaatatggggttttatttcatttaaaagtgataatcataataatgattattagaccatgaactgaaaatataattgtCAGTCTAGCTCCCATACCAGgagctataaaaataaatctactgtTATTCAAGAGTCACTAAATACCATTTCATTctgattatttacaaaatttgatTCTTTGAAATGTTTATCACTGATTTATTCATAGtgttctaagcaaaatgttagtCGGACAAAAGGGTACTAAAGCCCAGAAAGTTTCAGAAGCTCTGATTTAAATGAACGagtgcagtgcctgtaggaagtatgtcttgctatagaaaagtgggaagttgaaccgtcgtgagacaggttagttttacgctactgatgatgtgtcgttgcaatagaaataaaaattgcAGTAGTAGCTTTCAACGTATCGTGAGTTAcaatgactacctgtcaacaatacattgagctgttctgcaaagctgcatttaagacagttttatgaaataatttatgaacggtatctgacattgcacaccctttaaccaagcagcagccatgttgaaagtctcaggtcaatctgagcctgattcacagaaagatttgaggaacacacacagagattccttgcttttatagatagatgtgaggaaaaagtagaacaaaatacatttgtggTGGTGTTACTACTGCTAACAATTaatttacattataataatCACGTAGAAAATAATGATTGATTTCCCTTTATAACTCTTGTACTATACCAGGAGCCGCCGCAGGTCTCCATCCTATTCCAGGCGCAGAAGCAGGTGAGACCTTTGTTTAATCATGTCCTGACTTTAGTGGTAACGTTTGGTGTGTGATTTTTGCCTTGATCTCGTTGTGTATCTTACATGTTTGCTCTTTAATTTAGGTCTGGATCTCCTGCTCGCTCCAAGTCCAGGTCTCCTGCCAGGAGGTGAGTCGTAGTCAATGTCCACGACATGCAAAGATTGATTCGATTCAtatcactttttatttgttattaaacTGCCTTAACAGCAGCTTCAGTACAGACATCCAACCAGTTATACCATTGCACAATTTCACTTAGAAAAGAAAACATAtaccaataaattaaaaatgcatGTCAGTAGTTAAAACTTCTGAAGTGCATCATTAAAAAAccttttaatgttaaaaatgcACATTCctttataatatatacataattctttttttattaattttggtAGCATTAATTGATCAACTTTTGCTTttatgtggatttttttgttgCCTTGTGGTGTATAACacaccacatgtggccctcgctcTAATTCTCTGCACAAACCTTCAAAAATACTCAAGATGAGTAAATAAATTACACAGAATCAACAGGAAAATATCAAAACGAGAACGAACAAAATGAGATATAACTGTATTAAatgatgcaaaaatacacaacaaaaatcgGTGTTTAGTATCATAGTGGTCATTATACTAACTCCTGACGTGAATTCTCATAATGTGACcgttggatcagacaatcacatatttgtTGCTGTAAAAGTTTTTCGATTGTGCTGTTAATGTTTCCGACTCTGCTGAATCCAGAGAtcatttttcagaataaaacgtTCGATCCAGACTCCATGATTTTTCTGTGTAAATCTAAACACTTCCAGCCATACTAATCTTTGTAGTCGTTCCAGATCTCGCTCTCGGTCCGCCTCTGCTCCCAGGGGGCGCTCCTTCTCCCGTTCCCGCTCTCGCACCCCGTCGGCCAACCACAAGAGGAACAGGTAAGACCTCAGCATGTCTTGCTCTGTTTGCACACACTGGTGATAGAAGATGTAGCATGTGTCATTTTTAAGAGTCCTCAGGTCAGCCAGTGTAGCTTTAACAGGGGCTGAGGTTAGTTTTTTGGGGAGGGTGGAAGCTATGGAATGCTGCCACCAGGACCAGCAGATGGAGGAGCTTCCTGTTCCTGATTCCTCGTCAGCACAGAGATGGAGTGGCACCACGTGGAGCTGATTTAATGTTAGCATCTTTAGCTGAAACATGACGCCTGTCTCGTGCTCTCTCTTCTGAGTCTGCATCTGATCACCTGACCCTGAAGAGAGAGCACGTGACCAATGATCAGATATAGAGaaacttctgttttaatggaATAACAGTGAAGTATTTATTCTGTCATTCTTTTTccattattattcttattccATATTATTCTGAATTTGGCTTAATCTTAATCAAACCAGCTCTGGCACTTCTCCTGAGATCAGCCTACATGGCACCGTTGGTGTGATGATGCGGTGAGCAACTATTTTTGCAgcacagttttgtttatttttcatatttcctTTAAAGCGTGTGGTGGGAGCTGCGCACTGCACTGACACCCACGGTCTGTGTTCATCCTGCGGGAGGGTGACTAGAGCCAGACAGAGGTCGACCTACCGACCGAGCCCTCCCCACAGTGAATGGGCGGCGTGTTCATCCGACGCACACGCTCAGACGAGATCACCCCGCCCGCCCCGCGCACACATTCAGTCGTTGGTCTAGAGTCGTCTAGAGTCTCCCAGCTGATCGGCCGTCAGACGTACCAGAGGGCCGACCGGCTCAGATCAGTTTTAAACCCATTACCTACCTACCAGAGTTCTTCAGTTCCTCTGACTTAGCTTCTGAAAGCCAAAGAGCTGACCAGAGATCAGTCTTCAAGAGCCTTCCAACGCAGTCTCTCTCCGAGTTGTAGTCATCCGTCCTTCAGTGCTTTCATCCTTCGCT is a window of Gouania willdenowi chromosome 13, fGouWil2.1, whole genome shotgun sequence DNA encoding:
- the srsf7a gene encoding serine and arginine rich splicing factor 7a isoform X4, whose protein sequence is MAYHSSSRSSSRASDCKVYVGDLGNGAAKGELERAFSYYGPLRTVWVARNPPGFAFVEFEDCRDAEDAVKGMDGKVLCGSRVRVELSTGMSRKGRGRPSRRQFDPNDRCYQCGDRGHYAYDCYRFSKRGRRSRSRSRSRSRSRSRSRGRRYRSRSRSRSHSRSRRRSPSYSRRRSRSGSPARSKSRSPARRSRSRSASAPRGRSFSRSRSRTPSANHKRNSRSRSRSATPHRSPTPAQ
- the srsf7a gene encoding serine and arginine rich splicing factor 7a isoform X6, coding for MQRTPLKAWMEKSFVVHVSVWSCQQACPGRAAGVPVAASLTPTTAVTSVGTGATTPTTATGPALVHALAPGPGHVADVTALAPAAVATAGAAAGLHPIPGAEAGLDLLLAPSPGLLPGVVPDLALGPPLLPGGAPSPVPALAPRRPTTRGTVDPVPAQQPRIEARPRPSEEDFYFSHTRLQLLSFMALILPLCICVFG
- the srsf7a gene encoding serine and arginine rich splicing factor 7a isoform X2, giving the protein MAYHSSSRSSSRASDCKVYVGDLGNGAAKGELERAFSYYGPLRTVWVARNPPGFAFVEFEDCRDAEDAVKGMDGKVLCGSRVRVELSTGMSRKGRGRPSRRQFDPNDRCYQCGDRGHYAYDCYRFSKRGRRSRSRSRSRSRSRSRSRGRRYRSRSRSRSHSRSRRRSPSYSRRRSRSGSPARSKSRSPARRSRSRSASAPRGRSFSRSRSRTPSANHKRNSVWWELRTALTPTVCVHPAGG
- the srsf7a gene encoding serine and arginine rich splicing factor 7a isoform X1, translating into MAYHSSSRSSSRASDCKVYVGDLGNGAAKGELERAFSYYGPLRTVWVARNPPGFAFVEFEDCRDAEDAVKGMDGKVLCGSRVRVELSTGMSRKGRGRPSRRQFDPNDRCYQCGDRGHYAYDCYRFSKRGRRSRSRSRSRSRSRSRSRGRRYRSRSRSRSHSRSRRRSPSYSRRRSRSGSPARSKSRSPARSRSRSRSRSASAPRGRSFSRSRSRTPSANHKRNSVWWELRTALTPTVCVHPAGG
- the srsf7a gene encoding serine and arginine rich splicing factor 7a isoform X3, encoding MAYHSSSRSSSRASDCKVYVGDLGNGAAKGELERAFSYYGPLRTVWVARNPPGFAFVEFEDCRDAEDAVKGMDGKVLCGSRVRVELSTGMSRKGRGRPSRRQFDPNDRCYQCGDRGHYAYDCYRFSKRGRRSRSRSRSRSRSRSRSRGRRYRSRSRSRSHSRSRRRSPSYSRRRSRSGSPARSKSRSPARSRSRSRSRSASAPRGRSFSRSRSRTPSANHKRNSRSRSRSATPHRSPTPAQ
- the srsf7a gene encoding serine and arginine rich splicing factor 7a isoform X5, which produces MAYHSSSRSSSRASDCKVYVGDLGNGAAKGELERAFSYYGPLRTVWVARNPPGFAFVEFEDCRDAEDAVKGMDGKVLCGSRVRVELSTGMSRKGRGRPSRRQFDPNDRCYQCGDRGHYAYDCYRSRSRSRSRSRSRSRGRRYRSRSRSRSHSRSRRRSPSYSRRRSRSGSPARSKSRSPARSRSRSRSRSASAPRGRSFSRSRSRTPSANHKRNSVWWELRTALTPTVCVHPAGG